The proteins below come from a single Jaculus jaculus isolate mJacJac1 chromosome 12, mJacJac1.mat.Y.cur, whole genome shotgun sequence genomic window:
- the LOC123453734 gene encoding ubiquitin carboxyl-terminal hydrolase isozyme L3, whose product MEGQRWLPLEANPEVTNQFLKQLGLHPNWQFVDVYGMDPELLSMVPRPVCAVLLLFPITEKYEVFRTEEEEKIKSQGQDVTSSVYFMKQTISNACGTIGLIHAITNNQDKMHFESGSTLKKFLEESVSMSPEERARYLENYDSIRVTHETSAHEGQTEAPSIDEKVDLHFIALVHVDGHLYELDGRKPFPINHGKTSDETLLEDAIEVCKKFMERDPDELRFNAIALSAA is encoded by the coding sequence ATGGAGGGTCAGCGCTGGCTGCCGCTGGAGGCCAACCCCGAGGTCACCAACCAGTTTCTCAAACAATTAGGTCTGCATCCTAACTGGCAgtttgttgatgtatatggaaTGGATCCTGAACTTCTTAGCATGGTACCAAGACCAGTGTGTGCAGTGTTACTTCTCTTCCCtattacagaaaagtatgaagtCTTCagaacagaagaggaagaaaaaataaaatctcagggcCAAGATGTTACATCATCAGTATATTTCATGAAGCAAACAATCAGCAATGCCTGTGGGACCATTGGCCTGATCCACGCCATCACCAATAATCAAGACAAGATGCATTTTGAATCTGGATCCACCTTGAAAAAGTTCCTGGAGGAGTCTGTGTCAATGAGCCCTGAAGAACGAGCCAGATACCTGGAGAACTATGACTCTATTCGAGTTACTCATGAGACCAGTGCCCACGAAGGTCAGACTGAGGCACCAAGTATAGATGAAAAAGTAGACCTTCATTTTATTGCATTAGTTCATGTAGATGGGCATCTCTATGAATTAGATGGACGGAAACCGTTTCCCATTAACCATGGGAAAACTAGTGACGAAACTTTGTTAGAGGATGCCATAGAAGTTTGCAAGAAGTTTATGGAACGTGACCCTGACGAATTAAGATTTAATGCCATTGCGCTTTCTGCAGCATAG